The following proteins are encoded in a genomic region of Streptomyces lunaelactis:
- a CDS encoding DUF932 domain-containing protein, with protein sequence MGHAEVIRLPHPEDSVLWNMSRASPDTAERSSTPRGNNMTQQYAQRTAVRTNAEGARNATLEDLATILQTQQERKLDVIAPASALDMRDGNLVIRGVEPHIQPTGVVNVDGTYRPTDVADEGFADKLKIPTQYLRRLRAEHLPLYDLNVNGWLEQEPERRFLVRALRSDAAAPGGEPGEGVARAFLSDSYRLIDNFDLLLAALDGIRQSGHAAQVTGCDLTDRRMYVRVESDEVAVQARELLKGYRSPYTGQTGDELPLISAGFVIRNSEVGAGAFTITPRAVVQVCTNGLTMTEDVMREVHLGGKQDDGVIQWSGATQSKVLELITAKTTDAVRTFLSRDFVEGKLRGIEAAAGRPVANPTQTIEHVTKKLNISGPVKDRILAHFIQGRQITAGGVMQAITAAAQQIPNADASYDLEALALPALRAAAAYAA encoded by the coding sequence GTGGGGCATGCCGAGGTAATTCGGTTGCCCCACCCCGAAGATTCGGTATTATGGAACATGTCGAGGGCAAGCCCCGACACCGCCGAGAGATCGTCAACCCCGAGGGGAAACAACATGACCCAGCAGTACGCCCAGCGCACCGCCGTCCGCACCAACGCGGAGGGCGCCCGGAACGCCACCCTGGAAGACCTGGCAACAATCCTCCAGACCCAGCAGGAAAGGAAGCTCGACGTCATCGCCCCCGCGTCCGCGCTGGACATGCGGGATGGCAACCTGGTGATCCGGGGCGTTGAGCCGCACATTCAGCCGACCGGAGTCGTCAACGTCGATGGCACCTACCGCCCGACCGACGTCGCAGACGAGGGTTTCGCCGACAAGCTGAAGATCCCCACCCAGTACCTGCGTCGCCTGCGCGCCGAGCACCTGCCGCTGTACGACCTGAACGTGAACGGGTGGCTGGAGCAGGAGCCGGAGCGCCGTTTCCTGGTGCGCGCGCTGCGCAGCGACGCCGCCGCGCCGGGTGGAGAGCCCGGCGAGGGAGTCGCCCGCGCTTTCCTGTCGGACAGCTACCGCCTGATCGATAACTTTGATCTGCTGCTGGCCGCGCTGGACGGCATCCGGCAGTCGGGGCACGCCGCGCAGGTCACCGGGTGCGATCTGACCGACCGCCGCATGTACGTCCGCGTCGAGTCCGACGAAGTCGCCGTTCAGGCACGCGAGCTGCTCAAGGGATACCGCTCCCCCTACACCGGGCAGACCGGTGACGAACTCCCGCTGATCTCGGCCGGTTTCGTCATCCGGAACAGCGAAGTCGGAGCGGGCGCGTTCACGATCACGCCGCGCGCGGTCGTGCAGGTGTGCACCAACGGCCTGACCATGACCGAAGACGTCATGCGGGAAGTCCACCTTGGCGGGAAGCAGGATGACGGCGTCATCCAGTGGTCCGGCGCCACGCAGAGCAAGGTTCTGGAGCTCATCACCGCCAAGACCACGGACGCGGTACGTACATTCCTCTCCCGCGACTTCGTGGAAGGCAAGCTTCGGGGGATCGAGGCCGCCGCTGGTCGCCCGGTCGCCAACCCGACGCAGACCATCGAGCACGTCACCAAGAAGCTGAACATCAGCGGCCCGGTGAAGGACCGCATCCTTGCCCATTTCATCCAGGGCAGGCAGATCACGGCCGGAGGCGTAATGCAGGCCATCACCGCCGCCGCGCAGCAGATCCCCAACGCGGATGCGTCGTACGACCTTGAGGCACTTGCGCTGCCTGCGCTGCGAGCCGCAGCCGCGTACGCCGCCTAA